A single genomic interval of Terriglobus albidus harbors:
- a CDS encoding c-type cytochrome domain-containing protein has protein sequence MLALTAGLSGCDKPMTPEDVTYKNTGNLYIDRVQPILQTRCYRCHAGLNHESGLRVDSRAYMLKGGKHGTSLVPGDPEKSLMIKLVRHEGPKDDPMPMPNRRGKLPEQEIRDLERWVKEGALE, from the coding sequence TTGCTGGCTCTGACCGCCGGCCTCAGCGGCTGTGACAAGCCAATGACTCCGGAAGACGTCACCTACAAGAACACCGGTAATCTCTATATCGACCGCGTCCAGCCCATCCTGCAGACCCGCTGCTACCGCTGTCACGCCGGCCTGAACCACGAGAGCGGCCTTCGGGTCGACAGCCGCGCCTACATGCTGAAGGGCGGCAAACATGGCACGTCGCTGGTTCCCGGCGATCCGGAAAAGAGCCTCATGATCAAGCTGGTGCGGCACGAGGGGCCTAAGGACGATCCTATGCCCATGCCGAACCGTCGTGGCAAGCTTCCGGAACAGGAGATCCGTGATCTGGAGCGCTGGGTCAAAGAAGGCGCGTTGGAATAA
- the infC gene encoding translation initiation factor IF-3, which translates to MPPPFNDKRSQKSFIRTNERIRAREVRVIDENGEQVGIMQPFDALKIARERGLDLVEISPNAVPPVCRIQDYGKFLYEKDKSDRAAKKKQKVITIKEVKFSVTVDEHDYQTKKNQAVRFLQEGDKVKASLRFKGRQMAHRDLGYKIIHRLIQDVGENGTVEFMPRMEGTTLHAILAPTKKAEPKKPAAPAKPEGAAEPAPVPHAPVSHA; encoded by the coding sequence ATTCCACCACCGTTTAACGACAAGCGATCGCAAAAGAGTTTCATCCGCACCAACGAAAGAATCCGCGCCCGTGAGGTGCGTGTGATTGACGAGAATGGCGAGCAGGTCGGCATCATGCAGCCATTCGATGCCCTCAAGATCGCACGCGAACGCGGACTGGACCTGGTGGAGATTTCGCCCAACGCCGTTCCCCCGGTGTGCCGTATTCAGGATTACGGCAAGTTCCTCTACGAGAAGGACAAGAGCGACCGCGCCGCGAAGAAGAAGCAGAAGGTCATCACCATCAAGGAAGTAAAGTTCTCCGTCACGGTGGACGAGCACGACTACCAGACGAAGAAGAACCAGGCCGTCCGCTTCCTGCAGGAAGGCGATAAGGTGAAGGCCAGCCTGCGCTTCAAGGGCCGCCAGATGGCACACCGCGACCTTGGCTACAAGATCATCCACCGCTTGATCCAGGATGTGGGTGAGAACGGCACCGTCGAGTTTATGCCTCGCATGGAAGGCACTACGCTGCACGCCATTCTGGCTCCGACCAAGAAGGCCGAGCCGAAGAAGCCTGCTGCACCGGCTAAGCCCGAAGGCGCGGCCGAGCCAGCGCCGGTTCCACACGCGCCTGTTTCTCACGCATAG
- a CDS encoding response regulator, which yields MKRRILLVDDEIAVLLTLKAVLEISGFDVDTATSGLEGRHKLRAKPYDMVITDMRMEHEQAGRDVVGYARGLPNPPAIALLTAFPVADDDWQEMGADKMLVKPMQTRTLLEQIEALLEKHLARTGASASTPAKAGKKAAKKVAAKKAGKKAAKKAVKPVAPAKKAAKKTAVKKAAAKAVKKAAGKKAAKKR from the coding sequence ATGAAACGCCGCATTTTGCTCGTCGATGACGAAATTGCCGTCCTCCTCACCTTAAAAGCAGTTCTGGAGATCTCGGGCTTCGACGTCGATACCGCCACCTCCGGCCTGGAGGGCCGCCACAAACTCCGCGCAAAACCGTACGACATGGTCATCACGGACATGCGGATGGAACATGAACAAGCCGGCCGCGATGTGGTCGGCTACGCCCGCGGACTGCCCAACCCTCCGGCAATTGCGCTGCTGACCGCCTTCCCCGTCGCCGACGATGACTGGCAAGAGATGGGCGCGGACAAGATGCTGGTCAAGCCCATGCAAACCAGGACCCTGCTGGAACAGATTGAGGCGCTTCTCGAGAAACATCTGGCACGTACGGGAGCCTCAGCCTCAACCCCGGCGAAAGCAGGCAAGAAGGCCGCAAAGAAGGTAGCCGCCAAGAAAGCGGGGAAAAAGGCTGCAAAGAAGGCGGTGAAACCCGTCGCTCCGGCAAAGAAGGCCGCGAAAAAGACAGCCGTAAAGAAGGCCGCCGCCAAAGCCGTGAAAAAGGCTGCCGGCAAAAAAGCTGCGAAAAAGCGCTAA